The Pararhizobium sp. IMCC21322 sequence CCCACTTCAAAACTATAAGCATATGGCAACGGTGTGTCCCACGCGGTATCGTTTAGCACCGCTGCATTGGTACCAGGACCATCTTGTGGCACCAATACCGGATCAACGTCAATGTTGAGCCGACGCTCCGAAACAGGCGTTGCGCTTGTCACATCTTCGAGGGTGATGTCGATCGAAAAACCTGCATTGTAGGACCACCGGCAGGCCGTGTTCGATACCTCCCGGCGGGTGATTTCGAAGTCCGTTCGTACGGATGCAATGATGGTTTCATCGGACACAAACGGGCAAGGGTCAATTTCGATCATCGTTGCTGTTTTGCCGGTCGCATCCGCAAATGAGATCGGGGTGTTTGTCAACGGCGCTTCTGCATTTGCTTGCTGAACAAAAACCCCGAGCGCGATTGCGCTGGCAAAAATTGCTTCTCTGACGTGTTTAGCCATCTGATTTCCCTCGTATTTAGTCGGTTCGCCTATGGCCTAATCGTGCTTGCGATACAGATTTCAGCGTTGAATGGAATAAGCCTCGGACCGCCCGCTTTATGGTCAACCCCTAGATACCAGCTCTCACTGTATGTGCCGGAGAAGACGGTTGAATTCGACAGGCCGCTAATCTGAATCTCTCCGTCCAATGGTTCCAACCGAAATGTGTTGTCTGGACCACAGCGGTTCGATGGCCGGGTCGTAAATTCGGGGATTTTGAAATTTATGGTAACTTTTCCATTGCTCCTGCGGTTGCATACCCGTTGCCCCGTGCAATCCAGTTCTTGTGCTGTGATAGAAAGCGATACGCGACCAACAGTGTCATACGCTGTGGGTTCAGCACCTGTATTAACATGAATCCACATTTGAGTGGTGTCATTCTGTCTTCGATCGTTTGAGGTGAAAACATGTTGACCGACCCGGATAGGGAAATATCGCGTACCGCCGACAATACCGCCCTCATTGATCGAATAGAGCTCGGTGCCCGAGAACTTTAGTCTATCATACTGATCCCTGGCTTCCTGATCATAAGCCTGCAGTTCGACGGTCATTTCATGCAATTCGCCCACACCATCGGAATCGCCAGCCTCCAACACTTCGAGACGATGTAAATTACGGACCTCCACTCTGTAGATATCTGGCCCGGAACCCAATCGCTGTTGTGATGTCCGTTCACTGGCCATGACCGGCGCGCCAAAAGTCGATATTGTGGCGGCGATCATTCCCGCGGCAACGCCGAAGCGAAATTGTTTGTACATGATTTTATTCCTCATTTTACGAAGTTCTATTAGCCGCCAGTCCAAGCGGCACAAACGCGACCACTGTTCATCGCAAGCTGACCACCTGAATTAACGCCTCCAGCGCCAAAACTAATGATTGACCACCACTGGTTACAGGCCGAACTCTGATATCATTGCCGCGCCCAGAAGATGCATTTAAAGGTTCCGGCACCATGCGCGCGTCATCCGCCATTTGATACGATAGGTATTTGCGCGCTACAAGTGTTATCCCGCCTAGCCGGTATCGGCATCGAAACCTGATAGGTAACAACGCCGGTGCTTCCGCGATTACAGACACGATCAACGGAACAGTCCAATTCGTGTGCGTCTTCGCATTGCCAAATCTTACCCGAACGATCAGAGAGTGGCACGAAGCTCCGGACAATTGATCTTGATTTGAGTAGAATGCCCGACATTGAACCAATGTCAGCTTCAAGAAAATCCTCTAGTTGAGTTATGTACACCATAAATATCTGCTAAGGGCCGGATTCCGGACCTTAGCTGCAAGTGCGAGAATTGCAGGCTCAATCTGGGAAGCAGGCCATGACGCAGGCATTACGTCGTTCTTGGTTTTCAAGCTCGGGAGCACTGTCCGTCTGCTCCTCTTTGCACTACGTGTTCACGGACCTGCCCCCCGAGGCTCCCGTCCAGTGGGTCTTATTCCGACATCGGCATAAGACCAATAATGCCGAGGTTCAGATTATGCCGCGCTCTCATGATGGGATGCTGGTTTACTAGGGTTTGTCTCAAACCTCATCTGCATAAACCTGCTGTACGCCACAGCGGACATTGCGGCATTTAGCAGCGAGTTGACACTTTGAGCCCAATTTGCAGAATACTGCACATTGGCCGAATGGAATTGAAGCCCACCACGTCAAGCCGACATCATCGTGCAAAAGCACTGATCAATGACCCCCTATTAGAAAGACGCCTCCTGCAGGCAAGTTGGGCTTTAGAAAAGGGACGGACTTTTTAGTTCAGGGACCACGGGCTGGACATATGACCTCATTGGCCAGACTGCAGATCAAAGAATACTCAAGCAGAGCACCGCTTCTGCAAACTGCCGGGAGGGGGCCAATCTCAATTGATGACCTTATTCACCGCACCATTTCTGACGCTAATTCGACTTTCCGGAACAAGTCATGGCGGACATCAGGTTTCACGATTTGATCTATGTCAAGGCCAACTTGGCGATTCGGTCTAATGTATGGGTCATTGGAGATGTACCCCATGAGACAGTGGAAACTGCAGCGTCGGATTATCACTCAATCGAATAAGGTTGTGATGATCGTCGCAGTTCTGGCGCTTGTCGTATTGAATGTCTTCGACGGCCATGTAGCGGGCACTTGGCCACACGACCCCGTTGTTGAACTCGTTCAGATCGATGACAAACCGCTTATGACCAAAGCGCAGGCGAAGACTGATGAGAGCGATTACTGTCAGTCCGCATTCGGCTGTCATGTCGCGTTAACGGGTGAATTTACGAATTTTGCATGGACTGACTCGAACGATACGTTTTTTGCAGCGCCCTTTGACAAGATGGGATCGTCTCTGCTGAACGGCCATTTCCGACCTCCCAAACATATCTGACATACGTGCGCCGGCACGCCCCGGCGCGTTGAATTCCTGATCTTGGAAGCTGTATTTTTGAAGGCGACGGCCTTTGTTCCGATACCATAGGCGGTGTGTCGTGCTTCGGGAAATGGTGCCGATTGGAGATCGATTGACACGTGAAGTCAGGACAATTGGCGGGATGATGCAGCAACACTCTCACACATAACGGCCTGGTGGCCGACATCCGGAAGGAAACCCAATGAAGTGTAGAAATTTGAGAAAGGTGCTGGCGACGGCATCGGTGGGTGCGCTGATCAGCGGTATGGCTGTCGCGCAGACCGTCTTTATCCCCGAAGGCAGCGCGAATTCCGTTCTGATGGTGGATGCGTCCACGGGCAGCGCGATCCGCCGGATTGATGGGTTGGAGGCGGTGCATGGTTTGTCCGGCGCGCCTGGCGTGCCGGTTCTGGTTGCCGGCAGTTATGCCGAGATCGACCGCGATGACGTTGCCCAGACCGCCCAACCCGAAAGCGTGTCCGCCGATGAACACGCCGCCCATCATGCCCCAACGGCCAAATCCATGGGCCCCGCCGACGCGGGCGTGAGCCTGCTCAGCATTCTTGATACACAGACTGGCGAAATACTGCGCCGGATCGAGGTGCCGGGCGCTGTGCATCACACCGCCGTGTCACCCGATGGCCGGTTTGCAGTCGCGACCCATCCGTCGAATGACGGAATTTCGGTGATCGATTTGAAAAGCTTCAAGATGACTGCGTGGATTCCGACCGGGGCGATGCCCAATTACGCGGTTTTTGATGTGGATCGCGGCACCGTTTATGTCTCGAACGCGGGCAACGGCACCGTCAGCGAGGTTGATCTGGCGCGCGGGATCGTGCGCCGTAACATGGTCGTTGGTGCAGCCCCCGAACACATGGTCATTGATGCTGTAGGGCGTGCACTCTATGTCGCGGACGCTGATGCTGGGCGCGTTTTGGAACTGGCACTGGAAAGTGGCGAGACGCGCCGCAGCTTCGATCTGGGTGGCGAAATCCACGGCATTGCACTGACCGATGACCGCACGCGCCTGATCGTGGCCGGGCGGGGCGAAGATATACTTGCGTCGATCGACCTTGCGCGCGGCGTGATCACGACGGTTCCACTTGCGCCCGAGCCCTATCACCTCACCACGATCCCCGGCACCGGGCGTATCTTCGTCTCGTCGCGCGCCAAGTCCAAAGTCTGGATTATCAATCCAGTCGATCTCAGTGTGACTGGCGAATTTCCGGTGATGGGCGAAGGCCACCAGATGGTGGTGATGAACTGAGGCCCCACGCCCGGAATCTGACAGGGAACCACATTAGAAGAAGAAGCCAAACAGAGGGAGGAAATGAAGATGCTAGAAATGCCCTCAATCATTGCGTCCGCCATAATCGGACTCGTTGCAGGTGCTGACCCATCGCCTGCGCTGGCGCATGAGTTTACCGTGGCGATTGTCGGCGACGGGTTGGCCGACGATCCTGTCACACATGTCGCCGAGGCCGTGCGCGGCTTCATCGTAGCCACCCGCGAAAACGACGGCCACGCATTTGAAACGTCTGACGGGCATCTGGGCGGGCTGGATGTTCAGATATGGGTGCTGCCGCCCGGCGGTGCCGCCGCTGTTGCCGAACTGGTCGGCTCTCCTGCGGAAACAGCCGATATCGCGCTCCTTCTCGGTCCGGTGCCCTCGGCCATGGGGATCGGCGACGCGGCGCTTGGTCTGGCAACGATATTTGTACGACCAGCGGCCTTGCCGTCGCCGGACCTTCGCGCAGCCAGCGGGTT is a genomic window containing:
- a CDS encoding YncE family protein; this translates as MKCRNLRKVLATASVGALISGMAVAQTVFIPEGSANSVLMVDASTGSAIRRIDGLEAVHGLSGAPGVPVLVAGSYAEIDRDDVAQTAQPESVSADEHAAHHAPTAKSMGPADAGVSLLSILDTQTGEILRRIEVPGAVHHTAVSPDGRFAVATHPSNDGISVIDLKSFKMTAWIPTGAMPNYAVFDVDRGTVYVSNAGNGTVSEVDLARGIVRRNMVVGAAPEHMVIDAVGRALYVADADAGRVLELALESGETRRSFDLGGEIHGIALTDDRTRLIVAGRGEDILASIDLARGVITTVPLAPEPYHLTTIPGTGRIFVSSRAKSKVWIINPVDLSVTGEFPVMGEGHQMVVMN